One part of the Rutidosis leptorrhynchoides isolate AG116_Rl617_1_P2 chromosome 1, CSIRO_AGI_Rlap_v1, whole genome shotgun sequence genome encodes these proteins:
- the LOC139868675 gene encoding auxin-induced protein PCNT115-like: MSNMKRVRLGSQGLEVSAIGLGCMGMSFGYGPAKPDQQMINVIHHAVNSGVTHFDTSDVYGPHTNEILVGKALKGLKRDQVQLATKFGVVFAEGFQAKIRGDPEYVRACCEASLKRLDVDYIDLYYVHRIDTNIPIEITMGELKKLVEEGKIKYIGLSEAGADTIRRAHAVHPITAVQLEWSLWTRDGEHEVIPTCRELGIGIVPFGPLGSGFLATGPKLMDNVADTDFRKTIPRLQGENFDHNKLVFERVSEMAQRKGCTLGQLALAWVLHQGDDVAPIPGTTKIENLNQNLGALAVKLTAEEMTELESLASFKGARMPEQILEHCYVDTPPLSTWKSE; this comes from the exons ATGTCAAATATGAAGAGAGTCAGGCTGGGATCACAAGGGTTAGAGGTATCGGCAATCGGACTAGGATGCATGGGTATGTCTTTTGGTTACGGCCCCGCTAAACCTGACCAACAAATGATCAACGTTATCCATCACGCCGTTAATTCCGgtgttacccattttgacacttcagATGTTTACGGCCCTCACACTAACGAAATCCTCGTTGGAAAG GCGTTGAAGGGATTAAAGAGAGATCAAGTTCAATTGGCTACGAAATTTGGGGTTGTATTTGCGGAGGGTTTTCAGGCGAAAATCCGAGGGGATCCAGAGTATGTGAGAGCTTGTTGTGAAGCAAGCTTGAAGCGGCTTGATGTTGACTACATTGATCTTTACTATGTTCATCGTATCGATACAAATATCCCGATCGAAATCACT ATGGGAGAACTGAAAAAACTTGTTGAAGaaggtaaaataaaatacattggacTGTCTGAGGCTGGTGCGGACACTATCAGAAGAGCGCACGCTGTTCATCCAATAACAGCTGTACAACTGGAGTGGTCGCTGTGGACTAGAGATGGTGAGCATGAGGTCATTCCAACTTGCAG AGAATTAGGAATTGGGATCGTTCCTTTTGGTCCATTGGGTAGTGGGTTCCTTGCAACTGGTCCGAAGTTGATGGACAATGTGGCAGATACCGACTTCAGAAAG ACTATACCAAGGCTACAAGGAGAGAACTTTGACCACAACAAACTTGTATTTGAGAGAGTTAGTGAAATGGCTCAAAGAAAAGGGTGCACCTTGGGCCAATTGGCACTTGCGTGGGTATTGCACCAAGGTGATGATGTGGCTCCAATCCCTGGTACAACAAAGATCGAGAACCTGAACCAAAACCTTGGTGCTCTTGCAGTCAAACTTACTGCTGAAGAAATGACTGAGCTTGAATCCTTGGCTTCATTCAAGGGTGCTCGAATGCCCGAACAGATTTTGGAACATTGTTATGTGGATACTCCACCACTGTCAACGTGGAAATCTGAGTAA